One genomic window of Candidatus Kuenenia stuttgartiensis includes the following:
- a CDS encoding hydrazine synthase subunit alpha: MGKRKLGVIASAFVAGALVCGSTLVNAEPVMTGGPVQGKALWTDYSGMSKEVQGPVSQILFTQSPRTAKGDPYQNYPHYIPEGSRIVLFDLNTKELKVLTNDFATAFDPCTYWDGKKFAFAGVHKKGGGCQIWEMNIDGSGLRQMTDLKGTCRSPIYYAAGSIEEGEGRIIWRDRYFEGDWKEHGMVEKTGMIIFSGSPEGVMDEFHNPYAYNLYRLDTQGGKIIQRITGHVLSGIEFPHLNTTIDQITYNLSSNFDPWLTPDGNILFSSVQANGSRAGGEGRVMICVDNWDGAYPRPIYGNCDGEIGGTSGRSQAKITFGDRKIVYVESPYMNWGVGQLAAVSWDAPFNKTYEKLTGKDGGLYRSPYPLPDDRMLVSYAERGDFGIYWFNFSKCAAGDKVYDDPNWNDHQPAPVYVKYKPRWINTFTAGKNFGVTVVTYQPFDQVKVEGYPHSWGTWICFDTTLSDQPVGPYPHQKAKNVSHGDIKAVRIIQGYQCVEPDSTRFRVGAGAHLLGGERSSSNSGTAFQQRGIIGYQYVESDGSTVTSQLSDVPYYMQILDDKGMSVQTALTWAYLRPYHGRICSGCHYGSYRGRAFKNIHAKALYNWWYDDRSHYDSPFAFRYLKFDNDGNYKGVKHGEDVVVPSDIYYGGPSGTTSQPVEGLTLDKQRTVDFRRDIQPILDAKCAMCHDSNNPPNLGGGLELVSVDGIAAYSRAYNSLLEPQRGKDPNIGGKYVNPSAAINSLLVWRLYEAELSANAPREKIFPIEGRLLHNKFLTQDERYAIVEWIDLGAQWDNIPGPDFYPGYLVK, from the coding sequence ATGGGTAAGAGGAAATTAGGAGTGATAGCATCGGCGTTTGTAGCGGGTGCGTTGGTCTGTGGGAGTACCCTTGTGAATGCTGAGCCTGTAATGACAGGCGGCCCGGTGCAGGGGAAGGCCTTATGGACTGATTATAGTGGGATGTCAAAAGAGGTGCAGGGTCCTGTGAGTCAGATATTGTTTACGCAGTCGCCGAGGACAGCCAAAGGGGATCCGTACCAGAACTATCCGCACTATATACCGGAAGGAAGCCGGATAGTGTTATTTGATTTAAACACAAAGGAATTGAAGGTATTGACCAATGATTTTGCAACAGCCTTTGATCCATGCACCTATTGGGACGGCAAGAAATTTGCGTTTGCCGGGGTACACAAGAAAGGCGGCGGGTGCCAGATATGGGAAATGAACATAGATGGCAGTGGTTTAAGGCAGATGACTGATCTTAAGGGAACCTGCCGTTCACCGATTTATTATGCAGCGGGAAGTATTGAAGAAGGCGAAGGCCGTATCATATGGCGTGACCGGTATTTTGAAGGGGACTGGAAAGAGCATGGCATGGTAGAGAAGACGGGCATGATAATATTTTCAGGTTCACCGGAAGGCGTAATGGATGAGTTCCACAATCCATATGCGTATAATCTTTACCGTTTGGATACGCAGGGCGGTAAGATCATACAGAGAATCACCGGACACGTGCTATCTGGCATAGAGTTTCCGCACCTCAATACCACGATAGACCAGATCACCTACAATTTAAGTTCCAACTTTGATCCATGGTTAACTCCTGACGGAAACATCCTTTTCTCAAGCGTGCAGGCAAATGGCAGCAGGGCTGGCGGAGAAGGCAGGGTGATGATTTGTGTGGACAACTGGGATGGTGCGTATCCAAGGCCTATCTATGGAAACTGTGATGGGGAAATCGGTGGCACCAGCGGAAGGTCTCAGGCGAAGATCACCTTTGGAGACAGGAAGATTGTCTATGTTGAGTCTCCGTACATGAATTGGGGCGTAGGTCAGTTGGCAGCGGTGAGCTGGGATGCTCCGTTCAACAAGACGTATGAGAAGTTGACAGGAAAAGATGGTGGATTGTACAGGAGTCCATATCCGCTTCCGGACGACAGGATGTTGGTATCCTATGCAGAAAGAGGGGATTTTGGCATATACTGGTTTAATTTTAGCAAATGTGCTGCAGGGGACAAGGTATATGATGATCCTAACTGGAATGATCACCAGCCTGCGCCGGTTTATGTGAAGTACAAGCCAAGGTGGATTAACACCTTTACCGCCGGTAAGAACTTTGGTGTAACGGTCGTAACGTATCAGCCGTTTGATCAGGTGAAGGTGGAAGGATATCCGCATTCATGGGGAACATGGATATGCTTTGATACGACATTGTCGGATCAGCCTGTAGGTCCTTATCCGCATCAGAAGGCAAAAAACGTAAGCCATGGAGATATCAAGGCAGTAAGAATCATCCAGGGATATCAGTGTGTAGAACCGGATTCAACCCGTTTCAGGGTAGGAGCTGGAGCACATCTTCTTGGTGGAGAGAGATCAAGCAGCAATTCAGGTACAGCATTTCAGCAGAGGGGTATCATCGGGTATCAATATGTAGAGAGCGATGGTTCAACAGTTACATCCCAGCTTTCAGATGTTCCTTATTACATGCAGATATTGGATGATAAGGGTATGTCTGTACAGACTGCTTTAACCTGGGCATATTTGAGGCCATATCATGGCAGGATTTGTAGTGGATGTCACTATGGATCATATCGTGGAAGGGCGTTCAAGAACATCCATGCAAAGGCGTTGTACAACTGGTGGTATGATGACAGAAGCCACTATGATTCACCATTTGCGTTCAGGTATTTGAAGTTTGACAACGATGGGAATTACAAGGGCGTAAAACATGGAGAGGATGTAGTAGTACCATCTGACATTTACTATGGTGGTCCATCCGGAACGACATCACAGCCGGTGGAAGGATTGACGCTGGATAAGCAGAGGACGGTGGATTTCCGCAGGGACATTCAGCCGATACTTGATGCGAAGTGTGCGATGTGTCATGATTCGAACAATCCTCCGAACCTTGGTGGCGGATTGGAATTGGTAAGTGTAGATGGTATAGCAGCATACAGTCGTGCATACAACAGCTTGCTTGAGCCGCAGAGGGGGAAAGACCCGAACATTGGCGGAAAATATGTTAATCCGTCAGCAGCGATCAACAGTTTGTTGGTATGGAGGTTGTATGAAGCTGAGTTAAGCGCGAATGCTCCCAGGGAGAAGATATTCCCGATAGAGGGTCGTTTATTGCACAATAAATTCCTTACTCAGGATGAGAGATATGCGATAGTAGAGTGGATAGACCTGGGTGCGCAGTGGGATAACATTCCGGGACCAGATTTTTATCCTGGATATCTTGTAAAATAA
- a CDS encoding DNA polymerase Y family protein yields MSKVSGDEWGLEANGLQPTSYSRYTPAIEVYSVDEVFLDIAGSIPLFNSIEHIAKKIKQDIHKHLGRLTCSIGIAPNKLLAKLGSDMKKPDGLFIIEEKDIRSLLENLPVQELWGIGPKLAKHLAAIGITTCGELGRAQVTQLKHTFGIIGERLVLIAQGIDDSPVIPSEKESDAKSVGHSMTLEKDILDKETIERMILQLSEMVGRRMRKGGYSGRTVTLTIRYSDFSTLTKSKTIGTPINDGLNIYLVACDILNATRPCHPIRLLGVCLSNLHKDYTQIPLFPAERTKQKVVRVMDEINNRYGEFSITSGTLMNRYHHKGVISPAWRPKGIKCINFANQVRKKKPS; encoded by the coding sequence TTGTCCAAAGTATCTGGCGACGAGTGGGGGTTGGAGGCTAATGGCCTCCAGCCTACCAGCTATTCGCGCTACACCCCCGCTATTGAAGTATATTCTGTCGACGAGGTATTCCTTGATATTGCCGGTTCTATTCCTCTTTTTAATAGCATAGAGCATATTGCAAAGAAAATAAAACAGGATATCCACAAACACCTTGGAAGATTGACCTGCTCCATCGGCATTGCCCCAAACAAACTCCTGGCAAAACTTGGCAGCGATATGAAAAAACCCGACGGACTTTTTATTATAGAAGAAAAAGACATCCGTTCATTGCTGGAAAACTTGCCGGTACAGGAACTCTGGGGAATCGGTCCAAAACTGGCAAAACACCTGGCCGCTATTGGAATCACCACATGCGGAGAACTCGGGCGGGCACAGGTAACGCAGTTAAAACACACATTCGGCATTATCGGCGAACGCTTGGTACTTATAGCGCAGGGGATTGATGATAGTCCCGTAATACCGTCAGAAAAAGAATCTGACGCAAAATCGGTAGGCCACAGCATGACCCTTGAAAAAGACATCCTCGATAAGGAAACCATTGAAAGAATGATTCTTCAATTGTCAGAAATGGTTGGCCGGAGAATGCGTAAAGGGGGGTATTCCGGCAGAACGGTAACCCTCACCATCCGCTATTCGGATTTCAGCACCCTTACCAAAAGTAAAACCATTGGAACGCCAATAAATGACGGATTAAATATTTATCTCGTTGCCTGTGATATATTGAATGCTACCAGACCTTGCCATCCGATACGGTTACTAGGAGTATGCTTAAGCAACCTGCACAAGGATTATACACAAATACCCCTTTTCCCGGCAGAAAGGACAAAGCAAAAAGTTGTGCGTGTTATGGACGAGATAAACAACCGTTATGGGGAATTCAGTATCACATCTGGCACGCTGATGAATCGTTACCACCATAAAGGCGTCATTTCTCCGGCATGGAGGCCAAAAGGTATTAAATGCATCAATTTTGCCAATCAGGTGAGGAAAAAGAAACCGTCATAA
- a CDS encoding group II intron maturase-specific domain-containing protein, with amino-acid sequence MRDITRRTQGVNLQAIVDTLNPVIRGHVNYFRLGNVQKVYRSLDCWVRMRLRCFKFSRKWRTDNKRFPVHRFFKMGLLSFEREFLKACAKA; translated from the coding sequence ATCAGAGACATCACCAGACGTACACAGGGCGTCAATCTGCAAGCCATCGTTGATACATTAAACCCCGTAATTCGTGGGCATGTCAACTATTTTCGGCTGGGCAATGTACAAAAGGTATATCGCTCATTAGACTGTTGGGTACGCATGAGACTGAGATGTTTCAAGTTCTCAAGAAAATGGAGAACAGACAACAAGCGTTTCCCTGTTCACCGATTCTTTAAAATGGGGTTACTCTCATTCGAAAGAGAATTTCTTAAGGCGTGTGCTAAAGCATGA
- the ltrA gene encoding group II intron reverse transcriptase/maturase, producing the protein MLKYHSLRDKVFSLKNLYAAFKHVKKNKGKAGLDRVSIKQFESNLDVNIMSIHQELKTAIYNPAPVLRVYIPKGRHDKRPLGIPIVKDRIVQQAFRQIIEPIFEKGFSDNSFGFRPDRCCHDAIKRLEQYKQEGYTSVLDADIMAFYDTIPHKLIMDSLREKIADGWVLNSIENMLKAGVMEDGIVHETNKGTPQGGVISPLLANLIGDIIDKELEKAGYKFVRYADDFVVMTKTKDELPAALSYVKEIIAGKLGMKLSEDKTKLANFERGFRFLGYDSKGKYKGISTKSLNKLKSLS; encoded by the coding sequence ATGCTTAAGTATCATTCATTAAGAGACAAGGTGTTTAGTCTGAAAAACCTTTATGCTGCTTTCAAACACGTAAAGAAGAATAAAGGCAAAGCTGGTCTTGACAGGGTAAGTATTAAGCAATTTGAGTCCAATCTTGATGTGAATATCATGAGTATCCATCAGGAACTCAAGACTGCCATATACAACCCTGCGCCTGTCCTGCGGGTATACATCCCCAAAGGCAGGCATGACAAGAGACCTCTTGGCATTCCCATTGTTAAGGACAGGATTGTACAGCAGGCGTTCAGGCAAATCATAGAGCCAATATTTGAGAAAGGATTCTCAGATAACAGCTTTGGATTTCGCCCTGACAGATGCTGTCACGATGCTATCAAACGGCTTGAACAGTATAAGCAGGAAGGGTATACCAGCGTCCTTGATGCCGATATAATGGCATTCTATGACACCATACCCCATAAGCTTATTATGGACTCCTTACGTGAGAAAATCGCTGATGGATGGGTTTTGAACAGTATTGAGAACATGCTCAAAGCAGGGGTCATGGAGGACGGCATCGTGCACGAGACAAACAAAGGCACTCCGCAAGGAGGCGTCATTTCCCCTTTGCTTGCAAACCTTATCGGTGACATCATCGACAAGGAACTTGAAAAGGCTGGATATAAGTTTGTCCGATACGCCGATGATTTCGTTGTCATGACTAAAACAAAAGATGAACTCCCAGCCGCCCTCAGCTATGTCAAAGAAATCATTGCAGGGAAACTTGGAATGAAGCTGAGCGAGGATAAAACCAAGCTCGCCAACTTCGAAAGAGGTTTCAGGTTTCTCGGATACGATTCCAAGGGCAAGTATAAGGGTATAAGCACGAAATCACTGAACAAACTCAAGAGCCTGTCCTGA